In Stieleria varia, one genomic interval encodes:
- a CDS encoding DUF5076 domain-containing protein — MADNRKPLMIPPAAEADDNAIEMARAWIAEGGLHCVLNVGHWHKNSETSEPHAWGIMLADIAQHISNALEDVAGLDRRETLNSVVEAFNTEIKHKTSQHSGQWPTMDDPATEFWDDTDS, encoded by the coding sequence ATGGCAGACAACCGCAAACCTCTGATGATTCCGCCCGCCGCTGAGGCAGACGACAACGCTATCGAGATGGCACGCGCATGGATCGCTGAGGGTGGCCTACATTGCGTACTCAACGTCGGCCACTGGCACAAGAATTCTGAGACCAGCGAACCTCATGCGTGGGGCATTATGCTGGCGGACATCGCGCAACACATCTCAAACGCGCTCGAAGACGTCGCGGGACTTGATCGCCGCGAGACGCTCAACTCGGTTGTCGAAGCCTTCAACACTGAAATCAAACACAAAACCTCGCAACATTCCGGACAATGGCCAACAATGGATGATCCTGCGACCGAATTCTGGGATGACACCGACTCGTAG